The Budorcas taxicolor isolate Tak-1 chromosome 25, Takin1.1, whole genome shotgun sequence genome includes a region encoding these proteins:
- the MS4A10 gene encoding membrane-spanning 4-domains subfamily A member 10: protein MAAAANGASTVTPMSEAEGCPSEEVLSPTPPDLTAADGASAVTPRSEAEGCPSEKVLSPTPPDLTAAGGVSSVTPRSEAEGCPSEEVLSPTPPDLTAADGASAVTPRSEAEGCPSEKVLSPTPPDLTAAGGASSVTPRSEAEGCPSEKVLSPTPPGLTDLPEKVTQPALPPQNWHQEKPRKSSRVLKELGAVHVVIALVYLFIGGYLVAAVQNLHLVVQKCWYPFWGAASFLISGILAITMESFQKNYLKVCLVANSISFLCVLAGLFVIVKDLFLETPFEFPIWKPYPSDTVHIQRLVLALLCVTCVEVFLPGLMAVMAYRDTRLSAEEDDLPLVPDSPLELKEQSMMPPPSYEDVTQGDLQDEQERR from the exons ATGGCAGCAGCAGCCAATGGAGCGTCCACAGTTACTCCCATGTCGGAAGCTGAAGGATGCCCATCAGAGGAGGTCCTCAGCCCTACCCCGCCTGACCTGACTGCAGCCGATGGAGCATCCGCAGTTACTCCCAGGTCGGAAGCTGAAGGATGCCCATCAGAGAAGGTCCTCAGCCCTACTCCACCTGACCTGACAGCAGCCGGTGGAGTGTCCTCAGTTACTCCCAGGTCGGAAGCTGAAGGATGCCCATCAGAGGAGGTCCTCAGCCCTACCCCGCCTGACCTGACAGCAGCCGATGGAGCATCCGCAGTTACTCCCAGGTCGGAAGCTGAAGGATGCCCATCAGAGAAGGTCCTCAGCCCTACTCCACCTGACCTGACAGCAGCCGGTGGAGCGTCCTCAGTTACTCCCAGGTCGGAAGCTGAAGGATGCCCATCAGAGAAGGTCCTCAGCCCTACCCCGCCTGGCCTGACAGATCTACCTGAGAAGGTGACCCAGCCTGCCCTCCCACCTCAAAACTGGCACCAAGAGAAGCCCAGGAAGAGTAGCCGGGTTCTCAAGGAGCTGGGC GCCGTCCATGTGGTCATCGCTCTGGTGTACCTGTTCATTGGAGGTTACCTGGTGGCTGCTGTCCAGAACCTtcacctggtggtccagaagtGTTGGTATCCGTTCTGGGGGGCTGCCTCT TTTCTTATTTCCGGGATCTTGGCAATAACAATGGAGTCGTTTCAGAAAAATTATCTG AAGGTGTGCCTGGTAGCAAACTCCATCAGCTTCCTCTGCGTGCTGGCTGGCCTCTTTGTCATTGTCAAGGACCTCTTTCTGGAGACTCCATTTGAGTTCCCCATCTGGAAACCGTACCCCAGTGATACT GTCCACATCCAGAGGCTAGTGCTGGCCCTGCTCTGTGTCACCTGTGTGGAGGTCTTCCTGCCGGGGCTCATGGCCGTCATGGCATACAGGGATACCCGCCTGTCTGCAGAG GAGGATGACCTGCCTCTTGTCCCCGACTCACCACTGGAGCTCAAGGAGCAGTCAATGATGCCTCCACCATCCTACGAGGACGTCACTCAAGGCGACCTGCAGGATGAGCAGGAGAGGAGGTGA